A window of the Cannabis sativa cultivar Pink pepper isolate KNU-18-1 chromosome X, ASM2916894v1, whole genome shotgun sequence genome harbors these coding sequences:
- the LOC133032265 gene encoding uncharacterized protein LOC133032265, with the protein MSRNRDKLGRFVKQQIEILENTPKSSSSTRSHSPPSPILPALPMMAQQQEIQPRTLQDYLHPTRTATPSCIMYPMNMPNFDFKPGMIQLLPTFHAMENESPYVHIQAFEEVVATFNNQADIINLVRLKFFPFSLKDKAKSWLYSLRPRSIGTWDEMTKAFFSKFFPPHKTSSLKRQISTFTQKDHETFHQVWERFKDLMGQCPHHGYESWRLVAYFYDGLTVDKRQFVQMMCNGDFLRKDPEEALEYLEEISEKSYTWSAPSPTDKPRTAGVYQLKEEDSVKAQLEALKNNLRLSKLKKVKHLRMAAKVEKQEPCFICGGTDHQPQECPSLSMLRGGDEEQCNALGDYKKPYNAYSNTYNPGWRNHPNFSWKDTSQNQASGSQWRPDQQKNSLESSMKILAESQLEFRTYFTQVIEELKDIKIQITKLNDSSVIQERGKLPAQPLITPKGQHMAQTSAPSESNLKGVNAITTRSGQSTVSPLPKTTSVPMPAPDADVPQNLPVKVPFPQALKSTGKVLESHSEILDFLTQVKVNLPLLHVIKQVPAYAKVIKDLCTIKRKHHVKKTAFLAEQASAVIDCKTPLKYKVPGCPTISCQIGNRIWPSPPGLRCKCKSHALFHILATRPRRT; encoded by the coding sequence atgTCACGAAATAGAGACAAATTAGGGAgatttgtaaaacaacaaattgaaattttagaaaacactCCTAAATCGTCTTCTTCCACTCGTTCTCATTCACCACCATCACCCATACTTCCTGCACTTCCAATGATGGCTCAACAACAGGAAATCCAACCAAGAACGCTACAGGATTATCTACATCCTACGCGTACGGCCACACCTTCATGCATAATGTATCCCATGAATATGCCCAACTTCGATTTCAAACCTGGCATGATTCAACTTTTACCAACCTTTCATGCTATGGAAAATGAGAGTCCATATGTGCATATTCAGGCCTTCGAAGAGGTGGTGGCCACATTCAACAACCAAGCTGACATCATTAACTTGGTGAGATTGAAGTTCTTTCCTTTCTCACTCAAGGATAAAGCCAAAAGCTGGTTGTATTCCTTAAGGCCAAGGTCTATTGGGACTTGGGACGAAATGACAAAAGcatttttctctaaatttttcCCACCCCATAAGACTAGCAGCCTTAAGAGGCAAATCTCTACCTTCACCCAAAAGGACCATGAAACGTTTCATCAGgtctgggagaggtttaaagatttgATGGGCCAGTGCCCACATCATGGATACGAAAGTTGGCGTCTTGTCGCCTATTTCTATGACGGTCTCACAGTAGACAAAAGACAATTCGTACAAATGATGTGCAATGGCGACTTCCTACGTAAAGATCCCGAAGAAGCTTTGGAATATCTTGAAGAAATTTCTGAAAAATCATACACATGGAGTGCGCCAAGTCCTACAGACAAGCCACGAACAGCCGGAGTCTACCAATTGAAGGAGGAGGACAGTGTGAAAGCTCAACTTGAAGCTTTGAAAAACAATTTGAGgctttcaaaactcaagaaggTAAAGCACCTCCGGATGGCTGCAAAAGTGGAAAAGCAAGAACCATGTTTCATTTGTGGAGGGACTGATCATCAACCACAAGAGTGCCCTAGTCTTAGTATGTTAAGGGGAGGAGATGAGGAACAGTGTAATGCCTTAGGGGATTATAAGAAGCCTTATAATGCCTACTCCAACACATACAATCCTGGTTGGCGTAACCATCCCAATTTCAGTTGGAAGGATACAAGTCAAAATCAAGCATCTGGGAGCCAATGGAGGCCTGATCAACAAAAGAATTCTCTTGAGAGTTCCATGAAAATTCTCGCAGAATCTCAACTAGAGTTCAGGACTTATTTCACTCAGGTGATAGAGGAATTGAAGGACATAAAGATTCAAATAACAAAGTTAAATGATTCTTCAGTCATTCAAGAGCGTGGTAAGCTTCCCGCTCAGCCTCTAATCACTCCCAAAGGGCAACATATGGCACAAACCTCCGCTCCTTCAGAGTCTAATCTCAAAGGGGTTAATGCTATTACTACCCGAAGTGGCCAAAGTACGGTATCACCATTACCCAAGACCACTAGTGTACCAATGCCCGCTCCAGATGCTGATGTGCCACAGAACCTTCCAGTAAAGGTGCCCTTTCCTCAGGCTTTGAAATCCACTGGAAAGGTACTGGAAAGTCATAGTGAGATCCTTGACTTTTTGACACAAGTTAAGGTTAACCTGCCATTACTTCATGTAATCAAGCAAGTACCGGCTTATGCCAAAGTTATCAAGGATCTATGCACTATCAAAAGGAAGCACCATGTCAAGAAAACTGCATTCTTGGCAGAACAAGCTAGTGCGGTGATCGACTGCAAGACACCGCTTAAATACAAAGTTCCGGGTTGTCCCACCATTTCATGTCAAATAGGGAACAGAATTTGGCCAAGCCCTCCTGGACTTAGGTGCAAGTGTAAATCTCATGCCTTATTCCATATACTTGCAACTAGGCCTAGGAGAACTTAA